Proteins found in one Falco cherrug isolate bFalChe1 chromosome 18, bFalChe1.pri, whole genome shotgun sequence genomic segment:
- the ARHGAP25 gene encoding rho GTPase-activating protein 25 — protein sequence MSLKLPRNWDFNLKMDAAKIARSKSVMSGEPVGTWPASPNPLERPLKIGWLKKQRSIVKNWQQRYFVLKGQQLYYYKDEDDVKPQGCLSLQGSTIKEVVSNPEEGGKFIFEIIPGISGDQNRSGQDTYVLMANSQSEMEEWVKSIRRVVGSASGVVFGQRLAETMAYEQKFGQHQVPILVQKCAEFIREHGVSEEGIFRLPGQDNLVKQLRDAFDAGERPSFDRNTDVHTVASLFKLYLRELPEPVVPWMQYEDFLLCGQALDVDERKGHQELLKQLSLLPRDNYNLLSYICRFLHEIQLNSSVNKMSVDNLATVIGVNLIRPKIEDPAIIMRGTPQIQKVMTVMISDHADLFPPSKDVLPSSPAQKNDKKAPIPRSSVGWDAAEDPAVHRAESLIQRQMRDDLNSSRALGPAASSSAPREDNESKDTLGTWKTQSRKRTQTLPNRKSFLTAASPGEKGSSDKNDIFASDFWKSSPGSSMHSMAPDGHKRTLSHDLFKLLDLHRASTYDNVPTSQAESGEGSSSSPSPSSSGSDKEFLPCSSPSHQPKETASPTSSPAVVSKPDQESREFLQNMILKLEKEMEVQKNDYEEQIKSLEKENYEVWAKVVRLNQDIEKEKKKSEELELKLMNVECSREEMEKKNKMLEEEVKNLAKSMSKANAKTN from the exons GGTACTTCGTGCTGAAGGGCCAGCAGCTGTACTACTACAAGGATGAGGACGATGTCAAACCACAG GGCTGCCTGTCTCTCCAGGGAAGCACCATCAAAGAGGTGGTCAGCAAcccagaggaaggaggaaaatttATCTTCGAAATCATCCCAG ggatCTCAGGAGACCAGAACCGGTCAGGGCAGGACACCTACGTGCTCATGGCTAATTCCCAGTCTGAGATGGAGGAATGGGTTAAATCCATCCGACGAGTGGTGGGGTCAGCATCAGGAG TGGTGTTTGGCCAGCGCTTGGCAGAGACCATGGCCTATGAACAGAAATTTGGGCAGCACCAGGTCCCCATACTGGTGCAGAAGTGCGCTGAGTTCATTCGGGAGCATGGTGTGAGTGAGGAGGGCATCTTCCGCCTCCCCGGCCAAGACAACCTGGTGAAACAGCTCAGGGATGCGTTCGATGCTGGGGAAAGGCCATCGTTTGACCG GAATACAGATGTGCACACCGTAGCCTCTCTGTTCAAACTCTACCTGCGGGAGCTCCCTGAGCCAGTTGTGCCCTGGATGCAGTATGAAGATTTCCTGCTGTGCGGTCAGGCGCTGGATGTGGATGAGAGAAAG GGCCATCAGGAACTCCTGAAGCAACTGTCCCTCCTTCCCAGAGACAACTACAACCTCCTCAGCTATATCTGCAG GTTTCTACATGAAATACAGTTGAACTCTAGCGTCAACAAGATGAGTGTGGATAACTTGGCAACAGTGATTGGAGTGAACCTCATCAGACCCAAGATAGAGGATCCTGCAATTATTATGAGAG GCACACCACAGATCCAGAAAGTGATGACTGTGATGATAAGTGACCATGCAGACCTCTTTCCCCCATCCAAGGATGTGCTGCCCTCCTCACCTGCCcaaaaaaatgacaagaaagCCCCCATCCCACGTAGCTccgtgggctgggatgctgcagaggaCCCTGCAGTGCACAGGGCAGAGAGCTTGATCCAAAGGCAAATG AGAGATGACCTGAATTCCAGCAGGGCCCTCGGACCAGCTGCGAGCTCAAGTGCACCCAGAGAAGATAACGAGTCCAAAGATACTCTGGGAACGTGGAAAACGCAGTCAAGGAAAAGAACTCAGACTTTACCTAACAGGAAATCTTTCCTgacagctgcttctccagggGAGAAAGGCAGCAGTGACAAAAATGACATATTTGCTAGTGACTTTTGGAAAAGCTCCCCTGGGAGCAGCATGCACTCCATGGCTCCTGACGGACATAAGAGAACGTTGTCGCACGATCTTTTTAAGTTGCTCGACCTTCACCGGGCTTCGACCTACGATAACGTTCCTACCTCCCAGGCAGAAagtggggaaggcagcagctccagccccagcccttcgAGCAGCGGCTCTGATAAGGAATTTCTACCTTGCTCCAGTCCCAGCCATCAGCCAAAGGAAACAGCcagtcccaccagcagccctgccgTGGTCTCCAAGCCTGATCAGGAGAGCAGGGAGTTCCTGCAAAACATGATCttgaagctggaaaaagaaatggaggtACAGAAAAATGACTACGAGGAGCAAATTAAAAG tcTTGAGAAGGAAAACTATGAAGTCTGGGCCAAAGTAGTGAGGCTGAATCAGGACAttgagaaggagaagaagaagtCTGAGGAACTGGAGCTGAAGTTGATGAATGTAGAGTGCTCACGGgaggaaatggagaagaaaaacaagatgcTTGAGGAGGAGGTAAAAAACCTAGCTAAATCCATGAGCAAAGCTAACGCCAAGACCAACTAG